Proteins from a single region of Watersipora subatra unplaced genomic scaffold, tzWatSuba1.1 SCAFFOLD_268, whole genome shotgun sequence:
- the LOC137410090 gene encoding uncharacterized protein: MAAAQPNKPTKVCPVMDYSKELNSYISNHPGCDVALCQDKLRNWRKLGDNACVLDLKKAYLQLHVQGDLHRFQAVNYKGKLYVMTRMGFGLNVAPKIMSVILQKVLALDEIVAKGTDHYVDDIFVNEAVVSAKRVQHHLSSFGLVTKEPVPLSDARVLGLRVTTNGAEVRWLRDGPLPAVGTKVTKRELFSVCGKLTGHYPVAGWLRVSCSYMKSLANVVEWDSDIPNDVVGMLHETLKCVEEHDPVGGVWTVPGCDHGTVWCDASSIAIGVCIEVGDVVVEDASWLRKEDDRAHINVAELDAVVKGLNLAMKWNLKRLTVVTDSKSVYAWVQSVITDSHRLKVSGSCEMIVRCRLGLIAQLIDECEVELTIKLVNSSSNKAEMVSEYY; the protein is encoded by the coding sequence ATGGCTGCCGCCCAGCCAAACAAACCAACCAAAGTTTGCCCTGTGATGGACTATAGCAAAGAATTAAACAGTTACATTAGCAATCATCCAGGGTGTGATGTCGCACTGTGCCAGGATAAACTAAGGAATTGGCGTAAACTTGGTGACAATGCATGTGTTTTGGATTTAAAGAAAGCTTACCTGCAGTTACATGTACAAGGAGACCTCCATAGGTTTCAGGCTGTGAACTACAAGGGTAAGTTGTATGTCATGACTCGAATGGGGTTTGGGTTAAATGTGGCTCCAAAAATTATGTCAGTTATACTACAAAAAGTTTTAGCGTTAGACGAAATTGTGGCCAAAGGTACTGATCACTATGTCGACGACATTTTTGTCAATGAGGCTGTTGTGTCTGCAAAGCGAGTGCAGCACCATTTGTCAAGTTTTGGGTTAGTCACAAAGGAACCTGTACCATTGTCTGATGCACGGGTATTAGGGTTAAGGGTGACTACAAATGGTGCTGAAGTGAGATGGTTGAGAGATGGACCCTTGCCAGCGGTTGGCACTAAAGTTACAAAACGAGAGCTGTTTTCTGTTTGTGGCAAGCTAACCGGCCATTATCCAGTAGCGGGCTGGCTGCGCGTGTCATGCAGTTATATGAAGAGTTTAGCAAATGTAGTTGAGTGGGATAGCGACATACCAAATGATGTGGTAGGGATGCTTCATGAGACATTGAAATGTGTAGAGGAACATGATCCCGTCGGAGGTGTATGGACGGTGCCAGGCTGTGACCATGGAACAGTTTGGTGTGATGCTAGTAGCATTGCTATTGGGGTTTGTATAGAAGTAGGTGATGTTGTGGTCGAGGATGCGTCTTGGTTAAGAAAAGAGGATGATAGAGCACACATAAATGTAGCAGAATTGGATGCTGTGGTAAAGGGATTAAATTTGGCCATGAAATGGAACCTGAAAAGATTAACTGTAGTAACCGATTCCAAGTCAGTTTATGCATGGGTGCAGTCTGTTATAACGGATAGTCATCGGCTGAAGGTTAGCGGGTCGTGCGAAATGATAGTGAGGTGTAGGTTGGGGCTAATTGCACAGCTGATTGATGAGTGTGAGGTGGAGTTAACCATCAAATTGGTTAACTCATCCAGCAACAAAGCAGAAATGGTTAGTGAATACTACTAA